One region of Sulfuriroseicoccus oceanibius genomic DNA includes:
- a CDS encoding peptidase M42 yields the protein MPTKKKTKAAWEKSMPEKQFNFMREILAAPSPIGLEAAMSYGVIKPHFEKIKHDSWAIHQFKGNAGIVLDTHPNDLDLPTVMVVGHADKIRMQVRKISDDGKIWINSDSFIPNVLVGHEVKLFPQNPEKPGEYKVIEGGTIEALGAIHFADIPTRTGEKGIKPEMLYVELQMHGEKAKEKLEELGIKAGDPIIFDRPIKRGFAPDSFYGAYLDNGLGCFTVAELAERIAKNPLKNVRMLFTIATHEEIGRFGATAIAGELVPDILIGTDVNHDYDAAPGISAKRMNTLSMGKGFTITTGAITSDYLNSLIEQACLENEIPLQRDMSGRDTGTDAMAAALAGFDCAAASIGFPIRNMHTISETGHTGDVLAAIHGMEATVRKMDAMNDGEGIKVTDLMNNHVRLDQAKSL from the coding sequence ATGCCTACCAAGAAGAAGACCAAAGCAGCATGGGAAAAGTCCATGCCGGAGAAGCAGTTCAACTTCATGCGCGAGATCCTCGCCGCACCGTCCCCGATCGGCCTCGAAGCCGCGATGAGCTACGGCGTGATCAAACCGCACTTCGAAAAGATCAAGCACGACAGCTGGGCGATCCATCAGTTCAAAGGCAACGCGGGCATCGTCCTCGACACTCACCCGAACGACCTCGACCTGCCGACCGTGATGGTCGTGGGCCACGCTGATAAGATCCGCATGCAGGTGCGCAAGATCAGCGACGATGGCAAGATCTGGATCAACAGCGACAGCTTCATCCCGAATGTGCTCGTTGGCCATGAGGTGAAGCTCTTCCCTCAGAACCCGGAAAAGCCGGGCGAGTACAAAGTGATCGAAGGCGGCACCATCGAAGCACTCGGCGCAATCCATTTCGCCGACATCCCTACCCGCACCGGCGAAAAGGGCATCAAGCCGGAAATGCTCTACGTTGAGCTCCAGATGCACGGAGAAAAGGCCAAAGAGAAGCTCGAAGAACTCGGCATCAAGGCCGGTGACCCGATCATTTTCGACCGCCCGATCAAGCGCGGCTTCGCACCGGATTCGTTCTACGGAGCCTACCTCGACAACGGTCTCGGCTGCTTCACCGTGGCGGAACTCGCCGAGCGCATTGCCAAGAACCCGCTGAAGAACGTGCGCATGCTCTTTACGATCGCCACCCACGAGGAGATCGGTCGCTTCGGCGCAACCGCCATCGCTGGTGAGCTCGTGCCGGACATCCTCATCGGCACAGACGTGAACCACGACTACGACGCCGCCCCGGGCATCAGCGCCAAGCGCATGAACACACTCAGCATGGGCAAAGGCTTCACCATCACCACCGGCGCGATCACCAGCGATTACCTCAATAGCCTGATCGAACAAGCCTGCCTCGAAAACGAGATCCCGCTCCAGCGTGACATGTCCGGACGCGACACCGGCACCGACGCCATGGCCGCAGCTCTCGCCGGCTTCGACTGCGCCGCCGCCTCGATTGGCTTCCCAATCCGCAACATGCACACCATCTCGGAAACCGGCCACACCGGAGACGTCCTCGCCGCCATCCACGGCATGGAGGCCACCGTCCGCAAGATGGACGCCATGAACGACGGCGAAGGCATCAAGGTCACCGATCTGATGAACAACCACGTCCGCCTCGACCAGGCGAAGTCGCTTTAA
- a CDS encoding universal stress protein — translation MKNIVAAVDFSDVTPQVLAVAREQAEAFGANLHLVHAVDPGPSYEIYGFSPSEMPVNPWLDKALENAKDRLEKVAKDVGLPEGRVRVHYIASMPTDGIMRVAKDVTADLIVVGSHGHNLLGSILLGSCAQGIVRRAEYPALIVPVGKK, via the coding sequence ATGAAAAATATCGTTGCCGCTGTCGATTTTTCTGATGTCACTCCCCAAGTGCTCGCGGTGGCTCGCGAGCAGGCCGAGGCATTCGGAGCCAACCTGCATTTGGTACATGCCGTGGATCCGGGGCCATCTTACGAGATTTATGGGTTTTCTCCGTCTGAGATGCCGGTCAACCCGTGGCTGGACAAGGCATTGGAGAATGCCAAAGACCGTCTGGAGAAGGTCGCGAAAGACGTCGGACTGCCCGAGGGACGCGTGCGTGTGCATTACATCGCCTCGATGCCTACCGACGGCATCATGCGGGTGGCCAAGGATGTGACGGCTGATTTGATTGTCGTCGGGTCCCACGGTCACAACCTTCTGGGGTCTATCCTTCTGGGTAGTTGTGCCCAGGGAATCGTGCGCCGCGCTGAGTATCCCGCATTGATTGTGCCCGTCGGTAAGAAGTAG
- a CDS encoding L,D-transpeptidase family protein, translating to MSDSTKSNQQEESDKIRSKWTKLVYVAALAAAVGAAVWEFSRSGNPMSREAKGARIAAAIEATGKAKLAMKPELDAAGVAAGDPVFLRVFKESSEMELWMQPGGEGEYVLVKNYPVAKWSGELGPKLAEGDYQAPEGVYFTNRGSLNPFSKYHLSFNINYPNAYDKAHGRTGSFIMVHGSNVSIGCYAMTDPAIEEIYGLVEDALKNGQNEVSVHCFPFRMTPERLQKAAAMEGEQKWEEFWRDELVPVYEAFEDTRQPPVVRVEDKRYVVE from the coding sequence GTGAGCGATTCTACCAAAAGTAATCAACAAGAAGAATCCGATAAGATTCGCTCGAAATGGACGAAGCTGGTCTATGTCGCGGCGCTGGCTGCAGCGGTCGGTGCGGCGGTGTGGGAGTTCTCCAGATCGGGGAACCCAATGTCGCGCGAGGCCAAGGGGGCTCGGATTGCAGCGGCCATCGAGGCGACTGGTAAGGCGAAGCTTGCGATGAAGCCCGAGCTCGATGCCGCAGGCGTGGCGGCGGGCGATCCCGTGTTCCTGCGCGTGTTCAAAGAGAGCAGCGAGATGGAGCTGTGGATGCAGCCAGGGGGCGAGGGCGAGTATGTGTTGGTGAAGAACTACCCGGTGGCGAAGTGGTCTGGGGAGCTTGGCCCGAAGCTTGCCGAGGGCGATTATCAGGCGCCGGAGGGGGTGTATTTTACCAATCGGGGGAGTCTCAATCCGTTCTCAAAGTACCATCTCTCGTTCAACATCAATTACCCGAACGCATATGACAAGGCACACGGGCGGACGGGCAGTTTCATCATGGTGCACGGCAGTAATGTGTCGATCGGATGTTATGCGATGACGGATCCGGCGATTGAGGAGATTTACGGGTTGGTTGAGGATGCGTTGAAGAACGGTCAGAATGAAGTGTCGGTGCATTGTTTCCCATTCCGCATGACGCCTGAGCGGTTGCAAAAGGCGGCGGCGATGGAGGGTGAGCAGAAGTGGGAAGAGTTTTGGCGCGATGAGTTGGTGCCGGTTTACGAGGCATTTGAGGACACGCGTCAGCCGCCGGTGGTGAGGGTTGAGGACAAGAGGTACGTGGTGGAGTGA